TTGGGAAGCACCCGATTGGATGTCAGCGATCGCAGCAATTTGAGCTCCACGCAAGCGATGGTTTTCACTTGGAAGTTTTTCGTCGCTGACTTCGGCAAGCGAGACACCTAGCCAACCACGCTCGATCTTTCCGTGCTCACGCAACTGATGATAGATCTTTTGGGCAACAGTGCTGGGAATGGCAAAGCTAACGCCTTGGTAGGTATCGCCAACGATTGCCGTGTTGATGCCAACCATCGTGCCATGTGAATCGACCAGCGGTCCGCCGCTATTGCCTGGATTCACCGCGACATCACTTTGCATGAAATCTTGATACCGGTCTTTGGCTCGAACGACGCGGTGTTTGCCGCTTAGGATGCCAAACGTCACGGTGCGGTCGAGTCCGAAGGGGCTGCCGATTGCCCACACGGGTGAGCCTACTCGAATCCGTTCGCTGTCACCCCATGGGATCGGGATCAGTCCGCTGGCGTCTACCTTGAGGAGTGCCAGGTCGGTCAGTTCGTCCATGCCAACGATGACCCCCTCGACTCGGCGGCCGTCGCTAAGCGTGACCAGGATTTCATCGCTATCAGAAATCACATGGCGATTGGTCAGGATGTAGCCTTCAGAGTCAACAACGACGCCACTGCCTTGATCGGAGATCAGGATCGCGGGGGCACCTGGGATGTCGTCGTGAATGATCTTGTGGTGGGCAGCGCGTTGGATATCGATGTGAACGACGCTGGGACCGACCGCTGCACTGACCATCTGATAGGCCTGCGATAGCGAATCGAGCGACACGTCTTTGAGCCCTTCACTGGCAACTTCAAACTCCGCACGAAGCTGCCCGCGGTATTGTGCGTAGCGAATTCGCTCCACAATTCCTGGGACGACAAACCAAGCCGCAGCGAGGACGGACAACACCGTGACCAACATGACCAGCCCTTGCTGGAATGCGCTGGCTGCGTTTCCGCGTTGTCGGTGTTGGTTAATTTCGATCGCGACTTCGCGACGTGACTCGACCGCCGATCGACGCGTGGCGGTCTGCAATTCACTTGGCTGCAGCTCACCGTTTTCGGTGGTGTTGATGCGGATTCGTGGAGGAGCCTCGGGGGAGCCTGCTTCGCTATCGGAATGGACCACCACCTGAAATTTTGGTGGCGGTATTGGCGATCCAGAAACTGGTGGGTTGGGTACCGCGATGCGTGTTGGGAAAGATTCACGCTCGGATGTATGCGAGTCTGCCTTTGAAGTTGGCGTCGGCTTAAATGTCAAAGGTGCATTTGCTTGACGGTCATCCGGGCCGATTGTGTTCTGCTCTGCGGAATGCTGACTATCGTCAAGCTGGTCGTCGACGTATTCGACTTCCATGTGGTGACGAAGCGTCGATGGCTTTCCGGGATCAAAGCGATGGAAGATCAGTTTGCGTTGGGCGACGCTTTTCGTTGGGGCGTCATTCGGTGTGTCGCTGTGTTGGTCAGATCGGCTGTGTTTGGTCCGATGGTCGTTTTCGGTGGGATTGTCTTCTGGATTCCGCACGACATCGCGCATCGATTCGCTGCCTAAAGGGATCGCAGGACCGGAGTCGTTCGGTGAGTGCTCGGCCGAGTCGCCGCTGACGAATGGGGCAGTCGTCGGCGGATCGGGGTTTACCGATTCCCGATTCGCGGGTGTCTGTCGATCGGACGGCTGATCCATCGGTGACAGTCTCTTCTCTCCGGCAGAAAACGAATTCGCGGCATAAAACGACCATTCTAGCGCGATGTGATTGCGGTTCGGCAAGTTTTTTTTGACTAAAGAGCCGCAATTCTCGCCAAGGTGCCGACAAAACCGGCACCAGCGTCTCGCGTTAGCAGTCAGAATTGTCGACAATCCAACTGGATCACCGGTGGGCAAAAGTGTCCTCTGTCGATCTTGGTTTCGTCGGTGACGTTCCGGCGGCCCGCCAGGGGGTATCTCCCCCGCTGGACTCCCGTTTATCCTCCTTGCTTCGCAAATCTAGATTGGCATCCTCATGGCAGCTCAACCGGCACGTGATCTCTCGTCGGCACGCGAAACCATTTATCAGGCCATTTCAGCAATCCGTTTGGTTGATCCGCACACCCACATCAACCCTCATTCCGCCGGCTCGCAAACGCTTGCTGATATTCTCGGATACCACTACTACACCGAACTGGTTCATTCGGCCGGGATGCCGCGTCTAGAGATCGAAGAGCCCGGCATCGAACCTCGCGAACTAGTCCGCCGAATGGTTCATGGTCTGGGAAATATCACCAATACCGCGAACTATCACTGGTTGATTCAGATCTGTCGTGAGTTCTTCGATTTCACAGACGACGCAATTACACCCGACAATTGGGAAGAACTGTACGACCGTGCCGAAGCGAAAATGGGCTCGCCAGATTGGGCGCAAACGGTTCTCGATCACAGCAACGTCGAAGCGGTTTTCCTGACCAACGACTTCGACGACGATTTGGAAGGATTCGACACCAGCACCTATATCCCCTGTTTGAGAACCGATGATTTGGTTTTCCATTTGGCAAAGCCAGAGGTTCAGGAGCGACTCGAAAAATCCAGTGGCGTCTCACTGAACGGTTCGTTGGGCAATCTGCGTGACGCGTTGCGACAGCGATTTATTCACTTCGTCACCAAAGGGGCTCGCGCTTGCGCGATTTCGATCCCGCCAAGCTTCCAGCCCTCGATGGTCAGTGATGGTCGGGCGCAGAAAGCTCTACAGTCTGTCCTAACTGACGGAGTGCAAGCCAGTGCCGAAGACATCGCGGCTTTGTCCAAGCGAGTCTTTTGGACATTGGCTGAATTATGCGACGAGTTCGGCTTGCCGTTCGATTTGATGATCGGTGTCAATCGTGGCGTTTATCCCGGTGGCGTTTTTCAGGGCCAGGATTTGTACGACAGCCGAGTCTCATTGATTCAGTATCGCGAACTGTTCAATGCGTTTCCAAGAGTCAAATTTCCGGTTTCCGTGCTCGCGAGT
The Stieleria sp. JC731 genome window above contains:
- a CDS encoding trypsin-like peptidase domain-containing protein is translated as MDQPSDRQTPANRESVNPDPPTTAPFVSGDSAEHSPNDSGPAIPLGSESMRDVVRNPEDNPTENDHRTKHSRSDQHSDTPNDAPTKSVAQRKLIFHRFDPGKPSTLRHHMEVEYVDDQLDDSQHSAEQNTIGPDDRQANAPLTFKPTPTSKADSHTSERESFPTRIAVPNPPVSGSPIPPPKFQVVVHSDSEAGSPEAPPRIRINTTENGELQPSELQTATRRSAVESRREVAIEINQHRQRGNAASAFQQGLVMLVTVLSVLAAAWFVVPGIVERIRYAQYRGQLRAEFEVASEGLKDVSLDSLSQAYQMVSAAVGPSVVHIDIQRAAHHKIIHDDIPGAPAILISDQGSGVVVDSEGYILTNRHVISDSDEILVTLSDGRRVEGVIVGMDELTDLALLKVDASGLIPIPWGDSERIRVGSPVWAIGSPFGLDRTVTFGILSGKHRVVRAKDRYQDFMQSDVAVNPGNSGGPLVDSHGTMVGINTAIVGDTYQGVSFAIPSTVAQKIYHQLREHGKIERGWLGVSLAEVSDEKLPSENHRLRGAQIAAIADIQSGASQAGLVPGDIVTRVEGETIRDVDHLMQVIGNAMAGTRVEMLILRDGEEKKFDVKLGRRPPQLDRR
- a CDS encoding glucuronate isomerase, which translates into the protein MAAQPARDLSSARETIYQAISAIRLVDPHTHINPHSAGSQTLADILGYHYYTELVHSAGMPRLEIEEPGIEPRELVRRMVHGLGNITNTANYHWLIQICREFFDFTDDAITPDNWEELYDRAEAKMGSPDWAQTVLDHSNVEAVFLTNDFDDDLEGFDTSTYIPCLRTDDLVFHLAKPEVQERLEKSSGVSLNGSLGNLRDALRQRFIHFVTKGARACAISIPPSFQPSMVSDGRAQKALQSVLTDGVQASAEDIAALSKRVFWTLAELCDEFGLPFDLMIGVNRGVYPGGVFQGQDLYDSRVSLIQYRELFNAFPRVKFPVSVLASVTNQELVSYSWIFPNVITNGHWWYSNTPSFIHRDAAARLEAVPRNKQIGYYSDAYKLEFVLPKFDMYRRILSRVLADEFVGENGWSEEKAIELGRQVLRGNVDDIFRAPPELDLDAIKAGAASIQLVSTDDEGDDGLDPVPNEEEIEGSGVRDVYMAELGDRYSATTLDAEIDAMPLDVGDLLGDENPSGPDAPGSQIHPITGDGEFTPDSDTMMLRPDPMTGELHFPVDEDEKKSDKS